A genomic region of Streptomyces sp. NBC_00247 contains the following coding sequences:
- the ngcE gene encoding N-acetylglucosamine/diacetylchitobiose ABC transporter substrate-binding protein has product MGSTSAHNNEGLGRRDLIKRSAALGVITVPTMSFLASCASGDSGSDEKVEKGTKSAENPLAVNESAPLELVIFDGGFGTKYAEDAKAVYAKTYPKAKVTFSKTQKIQSVLQPRFNGGTPPDLIDNSGAQQMDMGVLVGKKQLADLTPLLDAPSIDDPNKTVRDTLRPGIVEMGQFDGDPVWIMYYAYTVYGVWYSQTALDKLDATYPENWDDMLALCAKAKKKGIAGWTYAGKYPYYLPFSLYPFIAKIGGVEVLDAIDNLEPKAWEHPAVKAAFEAYYELFKKGYVLEGTPGLDHRGSQGAWANGKALFIPNGSWVENEEASIIPKDFKLSVGAPSSLDASDKMPFGTIWASGGEPFIVPANAKNAEGGMEQLRIMLSEASSKSFTSSTKSLSAYNGGTDGIELSDGLKSGVAALEKAGTNVVNPRLQDWYVKLQKEQIGVSGLGEMMAGRATPAEAIKKIQGYADAAAKDGSIKHFKHQ; this is encoded by the coding sequence ATGGGATCGACCTCCGCCCACAACAATGAGGGTCTCGGCCGTCGCGATCTGATCAAGCGGTCCGCCGCTCTCGGCGTGATCACCGTTCCCACGATGAGCTTCCTGGCGTCCTGCGCCAGTGGCGACAGCGGCTCCGACGAGAAGGTCGAGAAGGGCACCAAGTCGGCGGAGAACCCGCTGGCCGTCAACGAGAGCGCGCCCCTCGAACTGGTCATCTTCGACGGCGGGTTCGGCACGAAGTACGCCGAGGACGCCAAGGCCGTCTACGCGAAGACGTACCCCAAGGCCAAGGTCACGTTCTCCAAGACGCAGAAGATCCAGTCGGTCCTGCAGCCGCGCTTCAACGGCGGTACCCCGCCGGACCTGATCGACAACTCCGGTGCCCAGCAGATGGACATGGGCGTCCTGGTCGGCAAGAAGCAGCTCGCGGACCTGACTCCGCTGCTCGACGCGCCGTCCATCGACGACCCGAACAAGACGGTGCGCGACACCCTGCGCCCGGGCATCGTCGAGATGGGCCAGTTCGACGGCGACCCGGTCTGGATCATGTACTACGCCTACACGGTGTACGGCGTCTGGTACTCGCAGACCGCGCTGGACAAGCTCGACGCGACGTACCCGGAGAACTGGGACGACATGCTCGCGCTCTGTGCGAAGGCCAAGAAGAAGGGCATCGCCGGCTGGACCTACGCCGGCAAGTACCCCTACTACCTGCCGTTCTCGCTCTACCCCTTCATCGCCAAGATCGGTGGTGTCGAGGTGCTCGACGCGATCGACAACCTGGAGCCGAAGGCGTGGGAACACCCCGCCGTCAAGGCTGCGTTCGAGGCGTACTACGAGCTCTTCAAGAAGGGCTACGTCCTGGAGGGGACCCCGGGCCTCGACCACCGCGGTTCGCAGGGCGCGTGGGCCAACGGCAAGGCGCTGTTCATCCCCAACGGCTCCTGGGTGGAGAACGAGGAAGCCTCCATCATCCCCAAGGACTTCAAGCTGTCCGTGGGTGCCCCCTCCAGCCTCGACGCCTCGGACAAGATGCCCTTCGGCACCATCTGGGCGTCCGGCGGCGAGCCCTTCATCGTCCCGGCCAACGCGAAGAACGCCGAAGGCGGCATGGAGCAGCTGCGCATCATGCTCAGCGAGGCCTCCTCGAAGTCCTTCACGAGCAGCACCAAGTCCCTGTCCGCCTACAACGGCGGCACCGACGGCATCGAGCTGTCGGACGGCCTCAAGTCCGGTGTCGCCGCACTGGAGAAGGCCGGGACCAACGTCGTCAACCCGCGTCTGCAGGACTGGTACGTGAAGCTCCAGAAGGAGCAGATCGGCGTCTCCGGTCTCGGCGAGATGATGGCCGGCCGGGCGACCCCCGCCGAGGCGATCAAGAAGATCCAGGGCTACGCGGACGCGGCGGCCAAGGACGGGTCCATCAAGCACTTCAAGCACCAGTGA
- a CDS encoding carbohydrate ABC transporter permease codes for MKTTDTPPALREEGGVPGQRVAKTDGGGTPEAKRGEGHVLNVFSHGVLVIWAVLVILPLFWAVMSAFKSDKAIFNSPWALPDSLSFDAWGRAWNQAHMSEYFLNTVLVVGGSLVGTLVLGSMAAYVLARFDFPGNRFIYFLFVGGMSFPVMLALVPLFYVMDNMGLLNTIHGLILVYIAYSLPFTVFFLTSFFRTLPTSVAEAALIDGASHTRTFFQVMLPMAKPGLISVGIFNFLGQWNQYMLPTVLNTDPDKRVLAQGLVELSTSQGYKGDYSGLFAGLVIAMLPVLAAYIVFQRQVVAGLTAGALK; via the coding sequence ATGAAGACCACTGACACCCCGCCCGCCCTCCGCGAGGAGGGCGGCGTACCCGGACAGCGGGTGGCCAAGACCGACGGCGGCGGCACGCCCGAGGCGAAGCGCGGTGAGGGGCACGTCCTCAACGTGTTCTCGCACGGCGTGCTCGTCATCTGGGCGGTCCTGGTGATCCTGCCTCTGTTCTGGGCCGTGATGTCCGCCTTCAAGTCGGACAAGGCCATCTTCAACTCCCCGTGGGCGCTGCCCGACTCGCTGAGCTTCGACGCCTGGGGACGTGCCTGGAACCAGGCGCACATGAGCGAGTACTTCCTCAACACCGTCCTGGTGGTCGGGGGTTCACTCGTCGGCACGCTGGTGCTGGGGTCGATGGCCGCGTACGTACTGGCCCGGTTCGACTTCCCCGGCAACCGTTTCATTTACTTCTTGTTCGTGGGAGGCATGAGCTTCCCGGTCATGCTGGCCCTGGTCCCGCTGTTCTACGTCATGGACAACATGGGGCTGCTGAACACGATCCACGGCCTGATCCTCGTGTACATCGCGTACTCGCTGCCGTTCACCGTGTTCTTCCTGACCTCGTTCTTCCGCACGCTGCCGACCTCGGTGGCGGAGGCCGCGCTGATCGACGGGGCCTCGCACACCCGGACCTTCTTCCAGGTGATGCTGCCGATGGCCAAGCCGGGGCTGATCAGCGTCGGGATCTTCAACTTCCTCGGGCAGTGGAACCAGTACATGCTGCCCACGGTGCTGAACACCGACCCGGACAAGCGGGTGCTGGCGCAGGGCCTGGTGGAGCTCTCCACCAGCCAGGGTTACAAGGGGGACTACTCCGGGCTCTTCGCCGGACTCGTCATCGCCATGCTCCCCGTCCTCGCCGCGTACATCGTCTTCCAGCGTCAGGTAGTGGCCGGTCTGACCGCCGGAGCGCTGAAGTAG
- a CDS encoding carbohydrate ABC transporter permease, which translates to MQHGKYRFIVGFLIAPMALYVIFVVWPFIQSIYYSFTDWTGLSPDFEMVGFDNYTKMFKDDIFWKSLEHSVLLAVLLPLVTLGLALFFAFMLNVGGRRRKDAVISGVRGSGFYKIAYFFPQVLSIAIVAILFQFAFDPAQGMINGSLKAFGFDHDLPNWLGDPKLALWCIMAVLVWCTTGFFVVLFSAGMASIPKDFYEAALLDGATRFTTFFRITLPLLWDTVQSGWVYMGILALGAEGFAVVNIMSVGPGGPDYSTTVLPLYVYQAAFRDGQAGYATTIGVALLLVTLAFAAVVMKLGRRERLEY; encoded by the coding sequence ATGCAGCACGGTAAATACCGGTTCATAGTCGGGTTCTTGATCGCCCCGATGGCGTTGTACGTCATCTTCGTCGTCTGGCCCTTCATCCAGTCCATCTATTACTCGTTCACGGACTGGACGGGGCTGAGCCCCGACTTCGAGATGGTCGGCTTCGACAACTACACCAAGATGTTCAAGGACGACATCTTCTGGAAATCGCTGGAGCACAGTGTGCTGCTGGCGGTCCTGCTGCCGCTGGTGACGCTGGGGCTCGCGCTCTTCTTCGCGTTCATGCTCAATGTGGGCGGACGGCGCCGTAAGGACGCGGTCATCTCGGGCGTCCGCGGATCGGGCTTTTACAAGATCGCCTACTTCTTCCCGCAGGTCCTCTCCATCGCGATCGTGGCGATCCTGTTCCAGTTCGCCTTCGACCCGGCCCAGGGCATGATCAACGGGTCGCTGAAGGCATTCGGATTCGACCACGACCTGCCGAACTGGCTCGGTGACCCGAAGCTCGCGCTCTGGTGCATCATGGCGGTCCTCGTCTGGTGCACGACCGGGTTCTTCGTGGTGCTCTTCTCGGCGGGCATGGCGTCCATCCCGAAGGACTTCTACGAGGCGGCCCTGCTGGACGGGGCGACCAGGTTCACCACCTTCTTCCGGATCACCCTCCCGCTGCTCTGGGACACCGTGCAGTCCGGGTGGGTCTACATGGGCATCCTCGCGCTGGGCGCCGAGGGCTTCGCCGTGGTGAACATCATGAGCGTCGGCCCGGGCGGGCCGGACTACTCGACCACCGTTCTGCCGCTGTACGTCTACCAAGCGGCGTTCCGGGACGGACAGGCGGGCTATGCGACCACGATCGGCGTCGCCCTGCTCCTCGTGACCCTGGCGTTCGCCGCCGTGGTCATGAAGCTGGGCCGGCGCGAGCGGCTGGAGTACTGA
- a CDS encoding ROK family transcriptional regulator codes for METPGSQTSLHRANLERVVRAVRMAGSLTQAEIARSTGLSAATVSNIVRELKDGGTVEVTPTSAGGRRARSVSLSGDAGVVIGVDFGHTHLRVAIGNLAHQVLAEESEPLDVDASSADGFGRAEALVNRLIRTTGIGPDKVIGVGLGVPGPIDVESGTLGSTSILPGWTGINPSAELAARLGVPVYVDNDANLGALGELVWGSGRGVRDLAYIKVASGVGAGLVINGAIYRGPGGTAGEIGHITLDEAGPVCRCGNRGCLETFTAARYVLPLLRPSHGPDLTMDRVVQLAREGDPGCRRVIADVGRHIGSGVANLCNLLNPSRVVLGGSLAEAGELVLGPIRDSVARYSIPSAARQLSVLPGALGGRAEVLGALALVLSEMGDSTLLENTLSPASPAFT; via the coding sequence ATGGAGACTCCGGGGTCGCAGACATCTCTGCATCGGGCCAATCTTGAGCGGGTCGTACGCGCCGTGCGCATGGCGGGGTCGCTCACCCAGGCGGAAATCGCCAGGAGTACCGGCCTCTCCGCGGCCACCGTCTCCAACATCGTGCGCGAGCTGAAGGACGGCGGCACCGTCGAGGTGACCCCCACCTCGGCGGGGGGCCGCAGGGCCCGGAGCGTCTCGCTCAGCGGCGACGCGGGCGTCGTCATCGGGGTGGACTTCGGCCATACGCACCTACGCGTGGCGATCGGCAACCTGGCCCACCAGGTCCTCGCCGAGGAGTCCGAGCCCCTGGACGTGGACGCCTCGTCCGCGGACGGGTTCGGGCGGGCGGAGGCGCTGGTCAACCGCCTGATCCGGACCACCGGGATCGGCCCGGACAAGGTCATAGGCGTGGGGCTCGGGGTGCCCGGCCCGATCGACGTGGAGTCGGGCACGCTCGGCTCCACGTCGATCCTGCCGGGGTGGACGGGCATCAACCCCAGCGCGGAGCTCGCCGCCCGCCTCGGAGTGCCCGTCTACGTCGACAACGACGCCAACCTCGGGGCCCTGGGGGAGCTGGTCTGGGGGAGCGGACGCGGTGTCCGGGACCTCGCGTACATCAAGGTCGCCAGCGGGGTGGGGGCGGGCCTGGTGATCAACGGGGCGATCTACCGGGGTCCCGGGGGGACCGCCGGCGAGATCGGCCACATCACCCTCGACGAGGCGGGCCCCGTCTGCCGCTGCGGGAACCGCGGGTGCCTGGAGACCTTCACCGCCGCCCGGTACGTCCTGCCGCTCCTGAGGCCCAGCCACGGGCCGGACCTGACCATGGACCGGGTCGTCCAGCTGGCCCGCGAGGGCGACCCGGGGTGCCGCCGGGTGATCGCCGACGTGGGCCGGCACATCGGCAGCGGCGTGGCGAACCTGTGCAACCTCCTCAACCCCAGCCGGGTCGTGCTCGGCGGATCGCTCGCGGAGGCCGGGGAGTTGGTCCTCGGGCCCATCCGCGACTCGGTGGCGCGCTACTCCATTCCGAGCGCCGCGCGACAGCTCTCGGTGCTCCCCGGGGCGCTCGGAGGGCGCGCCGAGGTGCTCGGCGCACTGGCTCTGGTGCTGAGCGAAATGGGCGATTCGACCCTGTTGGAGAACACGCTCTCGCCCGCCAGCCCTGCCTTCACTTAG